In the Brienomyrus brachyistius isolate T26 chromosome 20, BBRACH_0.4, whole genome shotgun sequence genome, one interval contains:
- the adra2a gene encoding alpha-2A adrenergic receptor: MGASQESEETFQMFCENSTNATLPIHISVPLTISVGMLILLILFGNVLVIIAVFTSRALRAPQNLFLVSLASADILVATLVMPFSLAYELMGSWYFGKVWCKIYQALDVLFCTASIAHLCAISLDRYWSITKAIKYNLKRTPRRIKCIILIVWIISVIISLPALIMHKEFGVDGEQCHISQEKWYMISSSIGSFFVPCMIMVPVYIRIYQIAKKRTRVPPRKSKKSDQKQDDPDEKLHREKEAEGDEKNNKGEINGIDMEESSSSDHDVKNPCSAKKGKGKNKLSRIKPGDAIIKKADRQNTNGSRWKGRQNREKRFTFVLAVVVGVFVICWFPFFFTYTLLAVCTTCCVPEKLFKFFFWFGYCNSSLNPMIYTIFNNDFRRAFKKILCKGEKKRIV; encoded by the coding sequence ATGGGGGCGTCACAGGAGTCTGAAGAGACCTTTCAGATGTTCTGCGAGAACTCCACCAACGCAACTTTGCCCATCCATATTTCAGTACCCCTAACAATATCCGTGGGAATGCTTATTCTCTTGATATTATTTGGCAATGTTCTTGTTATAATAGCAGTATTTACTAGCCGGGCCTTAAGGGCTCCTCAGAACTTGTTTTTGGTATCTCTTGCATCGGCAGACATCCTGGTGGCTACTTTAGTCATGCCCTTCTCGCTGGCTTATGAGCTCATGGGCAGCTGGTACTTCGGAAAAGTTTGGTGCAAAATTTACCAGGCCCTGGACGTTCTCTTTTGCACGGCGTCTATCGCCCACCTTTGCGCTATTAGTCTGGACAGGTACTGGTCAATAACCAAAGCCATTAAGTACAACCTGAAGCGTACCCCCAGACGGATAAAGTGCATCATTCTCATTGTTTGGATAATCTCCGTAATTATAAGTTTGCCTGCTTTGATTATGCACAAGGAGTTTGGCGTCGACGGCGAGCAATGTCATATCAGCCAGGAAAAGTGGTACATGATCTCTTCCAGCATCGGCTCATTCTTTGTACCTTGCATGATTATGGTTCCGGTTTACATTCGCATTTACCAGATTGCCAAAAAAAGAACCAGAGTCCCTCCACGGAAAAGCAAAAAGAGTGACCAGAAGCAGGACGACCCAGACGAAAAATTACACCGGGAGAAGGAAGCAGAGGGAGacgagaaaaacaataagggtGAAATCAATGGGATTGACATGGAAGAGTCGTCGTCTTCTGACCACGACGTTAAAAATCCCTGTTCGGCGAAGAAAGGAAAAGGTAAAAACAAACTGAGCCGAATCAAACCGGGAGATGCCATCATTAAAAAAGCCGACCGGCAGAATACCAACGGCAGCAGGTGGAAAGGACGCCAGAACAGGGAGAAAAGGTTTACATTCGTGCTGGCGGTGGTGGTGGGAGTGTTTGTCATCTGCTGGTTTCCCTTCTTTTTCACATACACGCTGCTTGCCGTATGTACGACCTGCTGCGTTCCCGAGAAGCTCTTCAAATTCTTCTTTTGGTTCGGCTACTGCAACAGTTCACTGAATCCAATGATATACACTATATTTAACAACGACTTTAGGAGGGCTTTTAAAAAGATTCTGTGTAAAGGTGAGAAGAAGCGGATTGTTTGA